A stretch of Imperialibacter roseus DNA encodes these proteins:
- the leuD gene encoding 3-isopropylmalate dehydratase small subunit, which produces MAKDKFHTLVSRAVPVDVENVDTDQIIPARFLKATTREGFGDNLFRDWRYDTDNQPIPEFPLNNPKYSGKILVGGKNFGSGSSREHAAWAIYDAGFRVVVSSFFADIFKGNALNTGLLPVTVSEGFLRKIFDAIEKDPKAEFETNLVDQTFTILATGEKESFEINTYKKECMINGFDDIDYLLNIKKDIEAFESSRA; this is translated from the coding sequence ATGGCAAAAGATAAATTTCACACCCTAGTAAGTCGTGCGGTACCTGTCGACGTTGAAAACGTTGACACAGATCAGATTATTCCTGCCAGGTTTTTGAAGGCAACCACCCGGGAGGGATTTGGTGACAACCTGTTCCGTGACTGGCGATACGATACAGACAATCAGCCGATTCCTGAATTTCCGTTGAACAACCCTAAATACAGTGGAAAAATCCTGGTGGGTGGCAAGAACTTCGGCTCAGGCTCCAGCCGTGAGCATGCTGCGTGGGCAATTTACGATGCCGGCTTTAGGGTAGTTGTATCAAGCTTTTTTGCTGACATTTTCAAAGGCAATGCCCTGAACACTGGCCTTCTACCTGTAACAGTTTCTGAAGGGTTCCTGCGCAAGATTTTTGATGCGATTGAAAAAGATCCAAAAGCTGAATTCGAAACCAATCTGGTGGATCAGACTTTCACCATCCTGGCTACAGGCGAGAAGGAGAGTTTCGAAATCAACACCTACAAAAAAGAGTGCATGATCAACGGTTTCGACGACATCGATTACCTGTTGAACATTAAAAAAGATATTGAAGCATTCGAGTCTTCAAGGGCTTAA